A region of the Chaetodon trifascialis isolate fChaTrf1 chromosome 7, fChaTrf1.hap1, whole genome shotgun sequence genome:
agattttgaatgcaggaccttTACATATCATGGGCTATTTTTATGCTGTGGCATGACTACTTCTAATGAAGTTCAGGCTTTGAACCCTTCCATTTTTGTCAGCAATCATTACACTTGCACTCATTGAACTATGACTGTGCACTGTTCAACGATGGTTACACAGGCAGTGCTGCAGCTCTTATTATTGTATCATTCCATTTACATGAAGTTGTTTTGTTGCCTGGCAACCGAATAAGAAATTGAGTCTCAACCTTTTGGCATAATATAGGTTATTAATCCTAAAGGAAGAAGATGAAAGTCATGATTCAATTCATTATTTCTAAACGGCACCGCAGACAGTGTGGTGCCATAAACTCCCAAATATCCTGGACTCTTGGAGTTTCAATATCTCATGTAAGAGGTTCTGTTTAAGAGTCACCCCAGTTAGCATCGCTGTAACTATTATGCTGTCTGTGGGTGGGAGATTATTCCAAATTCTAGTTCGATTTTCTTGTGACTGGGTAATTAATCAACAAGGTAACTGCTCTAATTTCATTGTcctaaataaaatgaaacaaaggtgTTGCAGCAGATCTTGTTATAACCCATGCACCGTTACAGTTTGTTCCACTTCAGCATTGAATGCTGTAATTGTATCCTTTCTCCTTGATTAATAGCACctcaacatgcacacacacacacaaaaaaatgctcatcaccCCTCAAGTCACCTCTTAAATGCTTTATTGATCTGATGTCTGTTGCAATCAAACAGAATCTTTGAATCTAATTGAGAGGTAACAGACTCTGCAGAGGAACACCGGCTGTCTGTTTCAGTGCTTAGAAGTTACCGCTTACAATCCACATGAGACTTCATGTGTGTTACAGGCTTTGAACGTCTGGATCTGTgtcacaaacacagctgtgctgatgtctgactgtatttctgttaatgtctcctctgtttgtttcagctctggAGACCAGTGACAGCCACCTTGTACTTCCCGATAACCCCTAATACTGGATTCCTGTACATGGTTAACCTCTATTTCCTCTACCACTACTCCACTCGGCTAGAGACAGGTGAGACTGCtcgtacacacacagacgcagtcacacacacacacacacacacacacactgaatgctCTTCTTTTTGTCATGTAATCTTTTTTTTGGTATTATCTTCCAGGGGCGTTCGATGGCAGACCTGCAGACTATATCTTCATGCTCCTCTTCAACTGGATCTGTATTGTTGTATCCTTTGACTGGCATCACAAAATCCCTAAACCTTCTGTTTAAATGCAATCTAACTCCAGTGAATCATCCCCTCTACACCTGAGGTTAGATCCGCGGTAAACGCTTTTCCTCTCCGCCATTGATTTGCGCTCTCTGCTGCGTTCTTTGCGCCTCTGCATTACTCTCTCATCTGTCTTATCTGtactgctccctctctctctctgcagcgcTGTGCCATGTCAGGGTGGCTCTGTGCCAGTGGCCCAGTGTCAGTCTACccctgcagagcagagaaaccTAATCTAGGTCACATGCAGCACCAGCAGTGCAGCCCGGCCCACATCTCGACTCTGTCGTTTAGTCAGGAGTTGAGCTCTGATTGCCGGCTTGACTTTTCACAGACATTTGTATGATCCAAATCATATTCTCCTTAATCCTGATCTGTACCATGTGTTCAATTTTTGGTACCACAGGCAAATTGTGTGAATGGGTGGGGCAAAGAAAGTGAGCTCTGGGAGGTCAGGCGAGGTCTGATCCTGGCTTGCTCAAGGGGAATAGGCTGTTCTAATCTCACGGCTCCGGCTGTGATTGTGTCGGGCCACGAGCTTCTTGTCCTTGACTCTAGCTGTAGATAACTGGGCTGCTGATGAACATGCAGGTGAGaatcctcctctctgtctgtactTGCGCCACAACATGAAATGACCATGTATACTGTACATTAAGCAGTTAACATTTGTTTGCAGTCATCACTTGAGATCTTAGGAGTGTTTCATAATGCAGGACTACCACTTACTTTAAAGGAAAGGTCTGACATTATGGGGAAGACGCTTACTCACTTTAGAGTTAGAGGAGAAGATCGGTGCCTCTGGCATAGTGTCAGTCCTCTCatctaacattagctaacatgaACTCTCTGCCACGAAGTTATTACAGAACTATTCCTCTCAGCAAATCAGGCTTATTTTAGCTTCACCTCATCGTCTTCACAAttcaaaacaaaagtgttttcGTAAAAGTTCTCCCCTGAAAGATCCTCCATCGTGCTACACTGTGAACATGCATCCGTCTGCAGTACCATAAGAGCCATAAGTGAAGCCCATATCAAATCTGACACGGGCTGCACTTAATGGCGCACTTAAAATGTGAGCTCACATCTTTTTCATCCTCAAGTACCTGCACAGAATTCCAGTCAACATTTATGCTTTTAAGGCACTTCACTTGAAGTAAGCTCATTAATATCTTTGACCTGTGCCTTACTGAGGACCATTTTCGCCACTTGTTTGTTACATGTCACAAATTTAAAGAGACAACCAGAAATCTgacctttaaaaaaagaaaatcccagTCACCTCGCTGGGTTCCTGTTTGATTTGTCAaagatgtttaaatgtgttgtatgtttattttctgcactTACAGTCCAGTTTATGTTTATattacacaaaaacaagcagttcTTAACCCAGGCGTGGCTTCATCTGATCACATCAGCTCTGAGGCGGTGCCATGAAACCATTAAATCCTGGTTCAGTTTCTTTGACTCATTCAAGTCAGGCTTTTCACAATAGGCTGATCCTGTTGTGACCCTCGAGTTCTGACACAGCTGTCTTGTTGATGCCGTTTGGCTGGGCTCACATaatgttgtttatgttgttcTCAGCTGCTGATGATCCCACTGATCATGTCAGTGCTGTACGTCTGGGCTCAGTTCAACAAAGACGTGGTTGTGTCCTTCTGGTTCGGAACACGATTCAAGGTACCGCCATCTTTTTTTCATCCCAAATGATACTGTATTATCTAGTCTCATCAAAGATAAATTCTATTAGTCATATTAATGATATTTTCTATGTTTTCCTTTGCCCTGTCCAGGCACACTATCTACCTTGGGTCATCCTGGTCTTCAACTTCATCATTGGAGGCTCGTAAGTAAACGTTTTTAATGAGATGAATCAAAGACAATAGTTATACTTATTTCTTACTTCAAACATGCTGCTCTATAAATGTCAACTCAATTCATTCTCTTTGCTGTCATGCAGATTTGTGAATGAACTGACAGGGAACTTGGTGGGTCACCTCTACTTCTTCCTCATGTTCAAATACCCCGTGGACCTGGGAGGACGCGCCTTCCTCTCCACACCAGAGATCCTGTAAGTTTTATTCCCCAccctttgtttcattttggagCGTTAACCCTCTATTCCTTTGAATCGGAACAGTTTGCTCACCAGCTTCATTGCTGAGCGTATTGTGGCTAATATTAGCTAATGTTTGCAAAGGTAGGACAGATCATGGGCACTACTTTAACACTATGTTTTAGCGTTAACCATCATGCCACGATTTCCATCCATCAGTGGCCGCTGtacaaaacactgctgagttTTCATCTCATAAATAGAACGTGTTGCATGATCACCTGCTCACAAAGTGGCGTTGAGTTCGCTGTAATATCACCTGCTGTACAGACTACATTTTAAcaccttccctcctcctctctgtaggTATCGGTACTTCCCTAACAGGCGGGGAGGGGTGGCGGGCTTTGGAGTCCCTCCCCCCAGGAGAGCAACTGCCCAGGCGCAGGCgggaggaggcgggggaggAGGACGTCACAACTGGGGACAAGGCTTCCGTCTGGGGGATGAATGAGTGGAGACAagagcccccaccccccccttcAGACTCTGGCTATAGGCTCAGTTCACCACTTAAAGCCAGCTctgctattactactactactgcggATGTGTCCATGTGAAGCAGATAGAAGAAAATCGGaataaactgattttttttattttgtgattcttcttcctttcctcttctcttcttcctctctgtcctcttcttttCACCCTCCTTCCCGACCGCCTTCTCTCCGCACCCTGCCATCGGACTGTCAAGACCAGAGATGTTGCAGCTGCACACCAGCACGCTGTTGATTTTGATTCTCGTGTTCCCGTCCCCTCTGTGTGATGCCATATCAGATTACATTGTAATTACCAACGCGCTGGGAGCGTGTTCTCAGCCATCCCTCTGCAGAACACGGGCAAAGCCAGAGAGCGCTGTTTCCAGGTCTGAATTTACATGgctgtgaagtgttttttaaGCCGCTGTGGCACAGACTTGATCTTCCTCTGTCTTAAGATCTGATCTGAACCAAAGTAAGGTGAAGATGggattttgctcttttttgtgTAAATATAACAGTTGTTTATTGAAAGGATGAGTGAGTCTGAGTGTGTAATTATCATATGTCCATGTCTCCTGAATGCAACACCAGGGCACCATTTGGATAAAGCCTTCTTGTTGTCTCATGTCAGGAGAGCTGAGCCAATTACCTGCCAGCATGGCTGGTTGAGAAACAGTGTGACTGCTATACAATTAGGGCTGTCGCCATCATTCTCATGATCAGTCTGCCAGTTATTTTTGTGATTAATCATTTGTTCtataaataacagaaaatgctgaaaaacgCTTTGCTTCTTtggtccaaaacccaaagatattaaTTTTATGATGACATACAACAAAGAGAAGCTGCAACTCCTCACAGCGACTAGAACGAAATGAAGAATAATTTATTAGCGAACTCCAggtgctgattatttttctgccaATCGATTTATCAGCTGTTTCAGATTTATGTATAGCTTCATTCTCCAATTTATTGGTAGTTCACGGGGTTTTTATGCAAATGCACCAATATAAATGTTCTCTGGTGCCAGTTTTGCTTAAATTGAACAGCATTTGAACATAAAGCTGGATTTATAATACATGTCAGTGTCCTCCACGAGGCTGCTATCAGATCCAGCATAAAGCTTGAGGTACTTAACATACAAAATATCTCAATATTTAAGTGCTTTGGACAACTTTTCAGACTCGAGAAGCTTAAAGGGACCTGGCAGTCAAAAGCTAACATTTGTGCCTCAAAATGTTAAACGTGAATGTATGCAAAGTGGAATAATTTGTGTTGTCAGTGGGCTGCTGGCAGGAAGGTTTTAGCTACATGTTGTTCAGCTGACAGTTCTGGAGTTGCCACTTAATCTGCTAATAgccacatacatacaaaaagGCCTATTAAGGACACCTGACTAACAAATCCTGAACTGGAATAAGCAGAGCTGCTTAAGTGTGTTTGATTAAAATGGGTTTGAGCAAAACTATTTTGCACTGAAGTAAGCAAGTCGTCTCCTCGTCACTCGTCCAACCTCGGCTTTCTGATGCACACAATCAACACTGGAAGACCAAGACGGTTTTACAGTCGGTTTTGTATTTACTGAGTTACAGCAGACTTAaagtagaaaatgaaaatgcaagcGGTTTTCCATTATAGCCAAACCAAATGTACAGTATCCCAGATACTCATCTGAACATGAAACTAAAGCGTCAGCAGCAACAGACATTCAGCCAGCCAACAGCCATACACTCACTGTTCAAACCAGTTTAAAATGACAGTTCAACTTCACCGTTTCTGCTTGTACAAATACTGCAAGCGCTCGCATCGGACCCACACACCACAGATATCCCTTGAAATTATTTTGGAAAATGAGCTGTTGAAAAGGAAAATCGTTGAAGCACATGCAAGCAGTTCATGACTGGTTTGACTGCGATGACATTCCAAatgctttttgacatttttcagaaaatcCGCACAGGTTTGATCATCTCCGACTCAGAGACAATGCGTTCAGGTGTTCTGAACTGACTGTACAGACGTCAACAAAACCCAATCCGGCTTTGAATAGAAGGACCTTCCTAAAGACAGAAAACCtagagagaagacaaagacgCGTTCACAGATCACAGCTGAGCAAAATGGATATCCGACACGGCTCAAATAAAGGAGcttctgttattttgtcatGCGTCAAACACTTGCTCACATGTTCTTGTCAAGTTCAGTCAAGAAGATTTCAAGTTTTTCAAACAAAGAAGTGAAATGCTGAAGTCATCATTACCGGTCTGCACTGTACCCAGTTCTGAGGCAGACGGCAAACGTCAGATAAGAGAGCTGAAAAGGCAGCGTGGTGCGATCATACAGACACTCCACTCTCTTCCCTATGTGATTAATCATTTCTATATCAGGAAAAGGAACATTCTGTGCTGTTCAAAGCCTCTTAAACATGCCTTGGGTACTGACGCGTGAACCAGATGATAAGAAAAGATACTGGAACCTGGGATGTACAgtgctttcattcattcatccgtCCGTTCGCCCTAATGCGTTTTTGCTTGGTTGACTCATGTGGCTGTTTGTGTTCGTCCTCTGGCATCTCAGCAGTGCGGCTGTAGCTGTGTTTAGATTGCCCAGAACCACTGTCGCTCCTTCTGAACAGCCTCTGGTGCTTTTGAGTGATTTCCACCATCACAAGCTTAATTCTACGAGGGCTAGAAACAAGGTGGCAGTGCAGGAGAAAAAGGTGGCCTAGCATGTAGATATCTGTCACTACCACGGGGATATATGCAAGTGCCATCAAAGACTACTCGTGATGAGCAGCGCGCAGGTATGAttctcaagaaaaaaaaaaaaaaaaaagactgattttCAGGAAATAACAGGCTATTATACATTTTGATCttaacaacaacgacaacaacaaaaaaaaaaaaacattccagGTTTTGGGGCGTCAGTCAGactttttcttaaaaatgtaacaaaactTGGCCTCCCAGTAAAACTGTACAAACGTTTTTTTTTCGtaatacagaaaaacatttacaaGGGTGCTTCTTTTGTAAAGTGTTGTAGTCCAAGTCCAGCTTTGGCACTCCTCTCAACGTCAGCATCTGCACAACACATCAGTGCTTTAACTGTGGGCCCCGGCGCTTTGTGATGACACCCCAGACAGACAGTTACATCACCGCTTCC
Encoded here:
- the derl1 gene encoding derlin-1, which gives rise to MSDIGDWFRSIPFITRSWFAASIAVPFIGKLGLIDFRNLLLFPELVFSRFHLWRPVTATLYFPITPNTGFLYMVNLYFLYHYSTRLETGAFDGRPADYIFMLLFNWICIVITGLLMNMQLLMIPLIMSVLYVWAQFNKDVVVSFWFGTRFKAHYLPWVILVFNFIIGGSFVNELTGNLVGHLYFFLMFKYPVDLGGRAFLSTPEILYRYFPNRRGGVAGFGVPPPRRATAQAQAGGGGGGGRHNWGQGFRLGDE